Proteins encoded together in one Staphylococcus aureus window:
- the smc gene encoding chromosome segregation protein SMC: MVYLKSIDAIGFKSFADQTNVQFDKGVTAIVGPNGSGKSNITDAIKWVLGEQSAKSLRGSKMEDIIFSGAEHRKAQNYAEVQLRLDNHSKKLSVDENEVIVTRRLYRSGESEYYINNDRARLKDIADLFLDSGLGKEAYSIISQGRVDEILNAKPIDRRQIIEESAGVLKYKKRKAESLNKLDQTEDNLTRVEDILYDLEGRVEPLKEEAAIAKEYKTLSHQMKHSDIVVTVHDIDQYTNDNRQLDQRLNDLQGQQANKEADKQRLSQQIQQYKGKRHQLDNDVESLNYQLVKATEAFEKYTGQLNVLEERKKNQSETNARYEEEQENLMELLENISNEISEAQDTYKSLKSKQKELNAVIRELEEQLYVSDEAHDEKLEEIKNEYYTLMSEQSDVNNDIRFLKHTIEENEAKKSRLDSRLVEVFEQLKDIQGQIKTTKKEYQQTNKELSAVDKEIKNIEKDLTDTKKAQNEYEEKLYQAYRYTEKMKTRIDSLATQEEEYTYFFNGVKHILKAKNKELKGIYGAVAEIIDVPSKLTQAIETALGASLQHVIVDSEKDGRQAIQFLKERNLGRATFLPLNVIQSRVVATDIKSIAKEANGFISIASEAVKVAPEYQNIIGNLLGNTIIVDHLKHANELARAIKYRTRIVTLEGDIVNPGGSMTGGGARKSKSILSQKDELTTMRHQLEDYLRQTESFEQQFKELKIKSDQLSELYFEKSQKHNTLKEQVHHFEMELDRLTTQETQIKNDHEEFEFEKNDGYTSDKSRQTLSEKETYLESIKASLKRLEDEIERYTKLSKEGKESVTKTQQTLHQKQSDLAVVKERIKTQQQTIDRLNNQNQQTKHQLKDVKEKIAFFNSDEVMGEQAFQNIKDQINGQQETRTRLSDELDKLKQQRIELNEQIDAQEAKLQVCHQDILAIENHYQDIKAEQSKLDVLIHHAIDHLNDEYQLTVERAKSEYTSDESIDALRKKVKLMKMSIDELGPVNLNAIEQFEELNERYTFLSEQRTDLRKAKETLEQIISEMDQEVTERFKETFHAIQGHFTAVFKQLFGGGDAELQLTEADYLTAGIDIVVQPPGKKLQHLSLLSGGERALTAIALLFAILKVRSAPFVILDEVEAALDEANVIRYAKYLNELSDETQFIVITHRKGTMEFADRLYGVTMQESGVTKLVSVNLNTIDDVLKEEQ; encoded by the coding sequence ATGGTTTATTTAAAATCAATAGATGCCATTGGATTTAAGTCTTTTGCAGATCAAACCAATGTTCAATTCGATAAAGGTGTAACTGCAATTGTTGGTCCAAATGGAAGCGGTAAAAGTAATATTACAGATGCTATTAAATGGGTGTTGGGTGAACAATCGGCTAAATCATTACGTGGCTCAAAAATGGAAGATATTATCTTCTCAGGTGCAGAACATCGCAAAGCTCAAAATTATGCTGAAGTACAGTTAAGATTAGATAATCATTCTAAAAAGCTCAGTGTTGATGAAAACGAAGTTATTGTAACAAGAAGATTGTATCGAAGTGGTGAAAGTGAGTACTACATAAATAATGACCGTGCAAGATTAAAAGATATTGCCGATTTATTTTTAGATTCTGGATTGGGAAAAGAAGCGTATAGCATTATCTCGCAAGGTAGAGTTGATGAAATACTAAATGCTAAACCAATTGATAGACGTCAAATTATTGAAGAATCGGCTGGTGTACTTAAATATAAAAAACGTAAGGCTGAATCATTAAATAAACTTGACCAAACAGAAGATAATTTAACGAGAGTAGAAGACATTTTATATGATTTGGAAGGTCGCGTAGAACCTCTAAAAGAGGAGGCAGCTATAGCTAAAGAATATAAGACACTTTCACATCAAATGAAACATAGTGACATTGTAGTTACAGTGCACGATATTGATCAATATACAAATGACAATAGACAATTAGATCAACGTTTAAATGATTTACAAGGCCAACAAGCAAATAAAGAAGCTGACAAGCAACGTTTAAGCCAACAAATTCAACAATATAAAGGTAAACGTCATCAACTTGATAATGATGTTGAATCGCTTAATTATCAATTAGTAAAAGCTACGGAAGCCTTTGAAAAATATACGGGACAATTAAATGTTTTGGAAGAACGTAAGAAAAATCAATCTGAAACAAATGCACGATATGAAGAAGAACAAGAAAATTTAATGGAGCTTTTAGAAAATATATCAAATGAGATTTCTGAAGCTCAAGATACTTATAAGTCTCTGAAAAGTAAACAAAAAGAACTCAATGCTGTCATTCGTGAACTTGAAGAACAACTATATGTTTCAGACGAAGCACATGATGAAAAATTGGAAGAAATTAAAAACGAATACTATACATTAATGTCAGAGCAATCAGATGTTAACAATGATATTCGTTTTTTAAAGCATACTATAGAAGAGAATGAGGCTAAAAAATCAAGACTAGATTCTCGATTAGTTGAAGTTTTTGAGCAATTGAAAGATATTCAGGGTCAAATAAAAACGACAAAAAAAGAATATCAACAGACCAACAAAGAACTTTCTGCTGTAGATAAAGAAATTAAAAATATAGAAAAAGACCTCACTGATACAAAAAAAGCACAAAATGAATACGAAGAGAAATTGTATCAAGCATATCGATATACCGAAAAAATGAAAACACGTATTGATAGTTTGGCAACGCAAGAGGAAGAATATACTTATTTTTTCAATGGCGTCAAACATATTTTGAAAGCTAAAAATAAAGAATTAAAGGGTATTTATGGTGCAGTTGCGGAAATTATTGATGTGCCATCTAAATTAACTCAGGCAATTGAAACAGCATTAGGTGCTTCATTACAACATGTCATTGTAGATTCAGAAAAAGATGGACGCCAGGCTATTCAATTTTTAAAAGAACGTAATTTAGGTCGTGCGACGTTTTTACCATTAAATGTTATACAGAGTAGAGTGGTAGCGACTGATATTAAATCTATTGCTAAAGAGGCAAACGGATTTATTAGTATCGCTTCGGAAGCAGTTAAAGTAGCACCAGAATATCAAAATATTATCGGGAATTTATTAGGTAATACGATTATCGTTGATCATTTAAAGCATGCAAATGAATTGGCACGTGCGATTAAATATCGAACTCGTATTGTTACTTTGGAAGGTGATATTGTAAATCCTGGTGGTTCTATGACTGGTGGTGGCGCTCGTAAGTCAAAAAGTATTCTGTCTCAAAAAGACGAGTTGACAACAATGAGACACCAATTAGAAGATTACTTGCGTCAAACAGAATCATTTGAACAACAATTTAAAGAGTTGAAGATAAAAAGTGATCAATTAAGTGAACTGTATTTTGAAAAAAGTCAAAAGCATAATACACTTAAAGAGCAAGTGCATCATTTTGAAATGGAGCTCGATAGATTAACTACACAAGAAACACAAATAAAAAATGATCATGAAGAATTCGAATTTGAAAAAAATGATGGTTATACGAGTGACAAAAGTCGACAAACTTTGAGTGAAAAAGAAACTTATCTAGAAAGTATTAAAGCATCTTTAAAACGACTAGAAGATGAAATTGAACGCTACACAAAACTTTCTAAAGAAGGTAAGGAAAGCGTTACTAAAACACAACAAACCTTACATCAGAAACAATCTGATCTTGCTGTGGTTAAAGAGCGTATTAAAACACAACAACAGACAATAGATCGATTAAATAATCAAAATCAACAAACTAAACATCAATTAAAAGATGTTAAAGAAAAAATTGCATTCTTTAATTCGGATGAAGTGATGGGCGAACAAGCTTTTCAAAATATTAAAGATCAAATTAATGGTCAACAAGAAACGAGAACACGCTTATCAGATGAATTAGATAAATTGAAACAACAACGTATTGAGTTGAATGAACAAATCGATGCGCAAGAAGCTAAACTACAAGTTTGTCACCAAGATATTTTAGCTATCGAAAATCACTACCAAGATATTAAAGCTGAACAATCAAAGCTAGATGTATTAATTCATCATGCGATAGATCATTTAAATGATGAATATCAATTGACTGTTGAACGTGCGAAATCTGAATATACGAGTGATGAATCGATTGACGCATTACGTAAAAAAGTTAAGTTAATGAAGATGTCGATTGATGAACTAGGTCCTGTAAACTTAAATGCAATTGAACAATTTGAAGAGTTAAATGAACGTTATACATTTTTAAGTGAACAACGTACAGATCTTCGTAAAGCTAAAGAAACATTAGAGCAAATTATAAGTGAAATGGATCAAGAGGTTACTGAAAGATTTAAAGAAACTTTCCATGCTATTCAAGGACATTTTACAGCTGTGTTCAAACAATTGTTTGGTGGAGGCGATGCAGAATTGCAATTAACTGAAGCCGATTATTTAACAGCTGGTATTGATATTGTGGTACAACCACCGGGTAAAAAGTTGCAACATTTATCGTTACTGAGTGGTGGTGAGCGTGCATTAACTGCTATTGCTTTACTATTTGCAATTTTAAAAGTAAGATCTGCACCTTTTGTTATATTAGATGAGGTTGAAGCTGCACTAGATGAAGCAAATGTTATTAGATACGCAAAATATTTAAATGAGTTATCAGACGAAACACAATTCATTGTTATTACACACCGTAAAGGAACAATGGAATTTGCAGATAGGTTATACGGTGTAACAATGCAAGAATCAGGTGTTACTAAACTTGTGAGTGTGAATTTAAATACAATAGATGATGTGTTGAAGGAGGAGCAATAA
- the ftsY gene encoding signal recognition particle-docking protein FtsY — translation MSFFKRLKDKFATNKENEEVKSLTEEQGQDKLEDTHSEGSTQDANDLAENAEVKKKPRKLSEADFDDDGLISIEDFEEIEAQKMGAKFKAGLEKSRQNFQEQLNNLIARYRKVDEDFFEALEEMLITADVGFNTVMTLTEELRMEAQRRNIQDTEDLREVIVEKIVEIYHQEDDNSEAMNLEDGRLNVILMVGVNGVGKTTTIGKLAYRYKMEGKKVMLAAGDTFRAGAIDQLKVWGERVGVDVISQSEGSDPAAVMYDAINAAKNKGVDILICDTAGRLQNKTNLMQELEKVKRVINRAVPDAPHEALLCLDATTGQNALSQARNFKEVTNVTGIVLTKLDGTAKGGIVLAIRNELHIPVKYVGLGEQLDDLQPFNPESYVYGLFADMIEQNEEITTVENDQIVTEEKDDNHGSK, via the coding sequence ATGAGCTTTTTTAAACGCTTAAAAGATAAGTTTGCAACAAATAAAGAAAATGAAGAAGTTAAATCCTTAACAGAAGAACAAGGTCAAGACAAATTAGAAGATACACATTCTGAAGGTTCAACGCAGGACGCAAATGATTTAGCAGAAAATGCTGAAGTGAAAAAGAAGCCACGCAAGTTGAGTGAAGCGGATTTTGATGACGATGGCTTAATATCAATTGAAGATTTTGAAGAAATTGAAGCTCAAAAAATGGGTGCTAAATTTAAAGCAGGACTCGAAAAATCTCGTCAAAATTTCCAAGAACAATTAAATAATTTGATAGCGAGATATCGTAAAGTAGATGAAGACTTTTTTGAAGCTTTAGAAGAAATGTTAATCACTGCAGACGTCGGTTTTAATACAGTGATGACGTTAACTGAAGAATTACGTATGGAAGCACAACGACGTAATATTCAAGATACTGAAGATTTGCGTGAAGTCATTGTTGAAAAAATCGTAGAGATTTACCATCAAGAAGATGATAATTCAGAAGCTATGAACTTAGAAGATGGTCGTTTAAATGTCATTTTAATGGTTGGTGTGAATGGTGTTGGTAAAACAACAACAATTGGAAAATTAGCTTACCGATATAAAATGGAAGGTAAAAAAGTAATGTTAGCTGCGGGCGATACTTTTAGAGCGGGTGCTATTGATCAATTGAAAGTTTGGGGCGAACGTGTTGGTGTAGACGTAATTAGCCAAAGTGAAGGTTCTGATCCAGCTGCTGTTATGTATGATGCGATTAATGCCGCTAAAAACAAAGGTGTTGATATTTTAATCTGTGATACCGCTGGACGTTTACAAAATAAAACAAATCTAATGCAAGAATTAGAAAAAGTTAAGCGTGTAATTAATCGAGCAGTGCCAGATGCGCCTCATGAAGCATTACTATGTTTAGATGCTACAACTGGTCAGAATGCGTTGTCACAAGCTAGAAACTTTAAAGAAGTAACAAATGTTACAGGTATTGTATTAACGAAATTAGATGGTACAGCCAAAGGTGGTATCGTATTAGCCATTCGTAATGAATTGCACATCCCAGTTAAATATGTAGGTTTAGGTGAGCAATTAGATGACTTACAACCATTTAACCCTGAAAGTTATGTCTACGGCTTATTCGCTGATATGATTGAACAAAATGAAGAAATAACAACAGTTGAAAATGATCAAATTGTAACAGAAGAAAAGGACGATAATCATGGGTCAAAATGA
- a CDS encoding putative DNA-binding protein has protein sequence MGQNDLVKTLRMNYLFDFYQSLLTNKQRNYLELFYLEDYSLSEIADTFNVSRQAVYDNIRRTGDLVEDYEKKLELYQKFEQRREIYDEMKQHLSNPEQIQRYIQQLEDLE, from the coding sequence ATGGGTCAAAATGATTTAGTTAAAACGTTACGAATGAATTATTTGTTTGATTTTTATCAATCCTTATTGACGAATAAACAACGTAATTATTTGGAATTATTTTATCTTGAAGATTATTCTTTAAGTGAAATCGCAGATACTTTTAATGTGAGTAGACAAGCAGTTTATGATAATATAAGAAGAACTGGCGATTTAGTTGAAGATTATGAAAAGAAATTGGAATTATACCAGAAATTTGAGCAACGCCGAGAAATATATGATGAAATGAAACAACATTTAAGTAATCCAGAACAAATACAACGTTATATTCAACAATTAGAAGACTTAGAATAG
- the ffh gene encoding signal recognition particle protein, with amino-acid sequence MAFEGLSERLQATMQKMRGKGKLTEADIKIMMREVRLALLEADVNFKVVKEFIKTVSERALGSDVMQSLTPGQQVIKIVQDELTQLMGGENTSINMSNKPPTVVMMVGLQGAGKTTTAGKLALLMRKKYNKKPMLVAADIYRPAAINQLQTVGKQIDIPVYSEGDQVKPQQIVTNALKHAKEEHLDFVIIDTAGRLHIDEALMNELKEVKDIAKPNEIMLVVDSMTGQDAVNVAESFDDQLDVTGVTLTKLDGDTRGGAALSIRSVTQKPIKFVGMSEKLDGLELFHPERMASRILGMGDVLSLIEKAQQDVDQEKAKDLEKKMRESSFTLDDFLEQLDQVKNLGPLDDIMKMIPGMNKMKGLDKLNMSEKQIDHIKAIIQSMTPAERNNPDTLNVSRKKRIAKGSGRSLQEVNRLMKQFNDMKKMMKQFTGGGKGKKGKRNQMQNMLKGMNLPF; translated from the coding sequence ATGGCATTTGAAGGGTTATCAGAACGCTTGCAAGCGACGATGCAAAAAATGCGTGGTAAGGGTAAACTTACTGAAGCTGATATAAAGATAATGATGCGTGAAGTAAGATTAGCGTTACTTGAGGCTGACGTAAACTTTAAAGTGGTAAAAGAATTTATTAAAACAGTATCAGAACGCGCATTAGGTTCCGATGTAATGCAATCATTAACACCAGGGCAACAAGTTATTAAAATAGTTCAAGATGAATTAACGCAGTTGATGGGTGGAGAAAATACGTCGATTAATATGTCAAATAAACCACCTACTGTTGTTATGATGGTTGGTTTACAAGGTGCTGGTAAAACAACAACTGCAGGTAAATTAGCATTATTGATGCGTAAAAAATACAACAAAAAACCTATGTTAGTTGCAGCAGATATTTATCGTCCAGCAGCGATAAATCAATTACAAACAGTAGGGAAACAAATTGATATTCCTGTATACAGTGAAGGAGATCAAGTAAAGCCACAACAAATTGTAACTAATGCATTAAAACATGCTAAAGAAGAACATTTAGACTTTGTAATCATTGATACAGCAGGTCGATTACACATCGATGAAGCATTGATGAACGAATTAAAAGAAGTAAAAGACATTGCTAAACCAAACGAAATTATGTTAGTTGTCGATTCAATGACGGGTCAAGATGCTGTCAATGTTGCAGAATCTTTTGACGATCAACTTGATGTCACAGGTGTTACCTTAACTAAATTAGATGGTGATACACGTGGTGGTGCAGCTTTATCTATTCGTTCGGTGACACAAAAACCAATTAAATTTGTTGGTATGAGTGAAAAGTTAGATGGTTTAGAGCTATTCCATCCTGAACGTATGGCATCACGTATTTTAGGTATGGGTGATGTGTTAAGTTTAATTGAAAAAGCGCAACAAGATGTGGATCAAGAAAAAGCAAAAGATTTAGAGAAAAAGATGCGTGAGTCATCGTTTACTTTAGATGATTTTTTAGAACAACTTGATCAGGTGAAAAATCTAGGACCACTGGATGATATTATGAAAATGATTCCAGGTATGAATAAAATGAAAGGGCTAGATAAGCTTAATATGAGTGAAAAGCAAATTGATCATATTAAAGCGATTATCCAGTCAATGACGCCGGCTGAAAGAAACAATCCAGACACATTGAATGTATCACGTAAAAAGCGTATTGCTAAAGGGTCTGGTCGTTCATTACAAGAAGTCAATCGTTTGATGAAACAATTTAACGATATGAAGAAAATGATGAAACAGTTCACTGGTGGCGGTAAAGGTAAAAAAGGTAAACGCAATCAAATGCAAAATATGTTAAAAGGTATGAATTTACCGTTTTAA
- the rpsP gene encoding 30S ribosomal protein S16, producing MAVKIRLTRLGSKRNPFYRIVVADARSPRDGRIIEQIGTYNPTSANAPEIKVDEALALKWLNDGAKPTDTVHNILSKEGIMKKFDEQKKAK from the coding sequence ATGGCAGTTAAAATTCGTTTAACACGTTTAGGTTCAAAAAGAAATCCATTCTATCGTATCGTAGTAGCAGATGCTCGTTCTCCACGTGACGGACGTATCATCGAACAAATCGGTACTTATAACCCAACGAGCGCTAATGCTCCAGAAATTAAAGTTGACGAAGCGTTAGCTTTAAAATGGTTAAATGATGGTGCGAAACCAACTGATACAGTTCACAATATCTTATCAAAAGAAGGTATTATGAAAAAATTTGACGAACAAAAGAAAGCTAAGTAA
- the rimM gene encoding ribosome maturation factor RimM (Essential for efficient processing of 16S rRNA): protein MRVEVGQIVNTHGIKGEIKVKSNSDFTDVRFQPGQVLTVVHNNNDLEYTVKSHRVHKGLHMLTFEGINNINDIEHLKGSSIYQERDHEDIVLEENEFYYSDIIGCTVFDDQETPIGRVINIFETGANDVWVIKGSKEYLIPYIADVVKEVDVENKKIIITPMEGLLD from the coding sequence ATGAGAGTTGAAGTTGGTCAAATTGTTAACACACATGGTATTAAAGGTGAAATTAAAGTAAAATCCAATTCAGACTTTACAGACGTTCGTTTTCAACCCGGTCAAGTGCTGACAGTTGTGCATAACAATAACGACCTTGAATATACTGTTAAGTCACATAGAGTGCATAAAGGGCTTCATATGCTTACATTTGAAGGTATTAATAATATTAATGATATTGAGCATTTAAAAGGGAGTTCTATTTATCAAGAGCGTGATCATGAAGATATCGTACTTGAGGAAAATGAATTTTATTATTCAGATATTATAGGATGTACAGTTTTTGATGATCAAGAAACACCAATAGGTCGTGTAATTAATATATTTGAAACAGGTGCGAATGATGTGTGGGTGATTAAAGGATCTAAAGAATATTTGATTCCTTATATTGCTGATGTTGTAAAAGAAGTGGATGTTGAAAATAAAAAAATTATCATCACGCCAATGGAAGGATTGTTGGATTAA
- the trmD gene encoding tRNA (guanosine(37)-N1)-methyltransferase TrmD, with the protein MKIDYLTLFPEMFDGVLNHSIMKRAQENNKLQINTVNFRDYAINKHNQVDDYPYGGGQGMVLKPEPVFNAMEDLDVTEQTRVILMCPQGEPFSHQKAVELSKADHIVFICGHYEGYDERIRTHLVTDEISMGDYVLTGGELPAMTMTDAIVRLIPGVLGNEQSHQDDSFSDGLLEFPQYTRPREFKGLTVPDVLLSGNHANIDAWRHEQKLIRTYNKRPDLIEKYPLTNADKQILERYKIGLKKG; encoded by the coding sequence ATGAAAATTGATTATTTAACTTTATTTCCTGAAATGTTTGATGGTGTTTTAAATCATTCAATTATGAAACGTGCCCAAGAAAACAATAAATTACAAATCAATACGGTTAATTTTAGAGATTATGCAATTAACAAGCACAACCAAGTAGATGATTATCCGTATGGTGGCGGACAAGGTATGGTGTTAAAGCCTGAACCTGTTTTTAATGCGATGGAAGACTTAGATGTCACAGAACAAACACGCGTTATTTTAATGTGTCCACAAGGCGAGCCATTTTCACATCAGAAAGCTGTTGAATTAAGCAAGGCCGACCACATCGTTTTCATATGCGGACATTATGAAGGTTACGATGAACGTATCCGAACACATCTTGTCACAGATGAAATATCAATGGGTGACTATGTTTTAACTGGTGGAGAATTGCCAGCGATGACCATGACTGATGCTATTGTTAGACTGATTCCAGGTGTTTTAGGTAATGAACAGTCACATCAAGACGATTCATTTTCAGATGGGTTATTAGAGTTTCCGCAATATACACGTCCGCGTGAATTTAAGGGTCTAACAGTTCCAGATGTTTTATTGTCTGGAAATCATGCCAATATTGATGCATGGAGACATGAGCAAAAGTTGATCCGCACATATAATAAAAGACCTGACTTAATTGAAAAATATCCATTAACTAATGCAGATAAGCAAATATTAGAAAGATATAAAATAGGATTGAAAAAAGGTTAG
- the rplS gene encoding 50S ribosomal protein L19: protein MTNHKLIEAVTKSQLRTDLPSFRPGDTLRVHVRIIEGTRERIQVFEGVVIKRRGGGVSETFTVRKISSGVGVERTFPLHTPKIEKIEVKRRGKVRRAKLYYLRSLRGKAARIQEIR from the coding sequence ATGACAAATCACAAATTAATCGAAGCAGTAACTAAATCACAATTACGTACAGACTTACCAAGTTTCCGTCCTGGTGATACTTTACGTGTACACGTACGTATCATTGAGGGTACTCGTGAGCGTATCCAAGTATTCGAAGGCGTTGTAATTAAACGTCGTGGCGGTGGCGTTTCTGAAACGTTTACAGTTCGTAAAATTTCATCAGGTGTTGGCGTGGAACGTACATTCCCATTACACACACCAAAAATTGAAAAAATCGAAGTTAAACGTCGTGGTAAAGTACGTCGTGCTAAATTATATTACTTACGTAGTTTACGTGGTAAAGCTGCTAGAATCCAAGAAATTCGTTAA